A part of Saccharicrinis carchari genomic DNA contains:
- a CDS encoding right-handed parallel beta-helix repeat-containing protein, whose protein sequence is MERTQKKNVRENIQTDLFAIIRMFLILSTVFLVHCSQTSNDLPTSVIIQNKIFTSTLSLVGKKYNGAIIRNCTFRDINAVNEEMLANGIELSGASHITIDSCVFINIQGNGIRLRWSGGSTTNNIIKNCRFDSIYANGIQVTNVNSNVSILNNQINNVGLDTISSGLGAPHHGIYSMGRGVKILNNIISHLHNRKGNCISIRSGGNIAGNRLFNSSKFGINYFSDHPGSSETLLIENNEIYDTHHGGIGFTSNGNKNMHIKNVIVRFNKITTTSSPCIHIDKNLGDVQFEIENNVCDTNAPS, encoded by the coding sequence ATGGAAAGAACTCAAAAAAAAAATGTTCGAGAAAACATCCAAACAGATCTATTTGCTATCATACGAATGTTCCTAATCCTATCAACTGTTTTTCTTGTGCATTGCAGCCAAACAAGCAATGACTTGCCCACGAGTGTCATCATTCAAAATAAAATATTTACATCGACGCTATCCCTTGTCGGCAAAAAATATAACGGTGCCATAATAAGAAACTGTACTTTTAGGGATATCAATGCCGTCAATGAAGAAATGCTCGCCAATGGTATTGAGCTTTCCGGGGCTTCGCATATAACCATCGACAGCTGTGTATTTATTAATATACAGGGCAACGGTATTCGGCTACGATGGTCCGGGGGATCTACCACAAACAATATCATAAAAAATTGCCGCTTTGATTCTATCTATGCCAATGGTATTCAGGTAACGAATGTAAACAGTAATGTAAGCATCCTCAACAATCAAATCAATAATGTGGGTTTAGATACAATTTCGTCCGGGCTAGGAGCTCCTCACCATGGCATTTACAGCATGGGGCGCGGTGTTAAAATTTTAAACAACATCATTAGCCACTTGCACAACCGCAAGGGCAACTGTATAAGCATTCGTTCGGGAGGTAATATTGCCGGCAACCGTTTATTTAACTCCTCAAAATTTGGTATCAACTATTTTTCTGATCACCCGGGATCAAGCGAAACCCTATTGATTGAAAACAATGAAATTTATGATACACATCACGGAGGAATTGGATTTACGAGCAACGGAAACAAAAACATGCACATAAAAAACGTCATCGTGCGCTTTAACAAAATCACAACAACATCAAGCCCTTGCATACATATTGATAAAAATTTAGGTGACGTTCAATTTGAGATAGAAAACAATGTGTGCGATACAAATGCACCATCATAA